Proteins from a genomic interval of Trifolium pratense cultivar HEN17-A07 linkage group LG6, ARS_RC_1.1, whole genome shotgun sequence:
- the LOC123892142 gene encoding aspartic proteinase CDR1-like — MSIPIPSYGFGVLLLLCCFGVSLSTSQNNGFSVELIHRDSSRSPLYNPTETKFQRISNSVHHSINRAKYVNQMFYASSHTNTLVSNLTPYLGVGHIMSYSIGSPPFQMYGYLDLLIDMIWFQCKPCNPCLNLTSPIFDPSKSSTYTNIPCDHSKCYYLRYAKCISDNYLSSDTFTLNSTTGSPISFPGIVIGCEHKNAGGFPLEGKVSGMIGLGGGPLSLTSQLDYSIGGKFSYCLVPFFSNSNTSSTLNFGDAAVVSGPQTVSTPIKQIDPIAVTLQAFSVGNKTILLEQPAFAPITRRNTIIDIGTSITVLPMKVYSKLESAVVDLIKLQRVNDPSHDQLNLCYQSTIEELEIPIITAHFLGAYLQLKPLNTFMQIDDKVVCFAFTSYEYFGGAVIFGNIAQNNFLVGYDFQKKIVSFKPADCTNQ; from the exons ATGTCAATACCAATACCATCTTATGGATTTGGTGTTCTTCTTTTACTTTGTTGTTTTGGAGTATCCCTTTCAACAAGTCAAAACAACGGATTTAGTGTTGAACTCATTCATCGTGACTCTTCAAGATCACCATTGTACAATCCCACAGaaacaaaatttcaaagaatTTCCAATAGTGTGCATCATTCCATCAATAGGGCCAAATATGTTAACCAAATGTTTTATGCTTCTTCCCACACTAACACACTAGTATCCAATTTAACACCATATTTGGGTGTCGGTCACATCATGAGCTACTCGATTGGTTCGCCACCATTTCAAATGTATGGTTATCTTGATTTGCTAATTGACATGATTTGGTTTCAATGCAAACCATGTAACCCCTGCCTTAACCTAACATCACCCATATTTGATCCTTCAAAATCGTCAACCTACACAAATATTCCTTGCGATCACTCCAAATGTTATTATTTGCGTTATGCCAAGTGCATTTCCGACAATT ATCTTAGTTCCGATACGTTTACTCTGAACTCTACGACCGGCTCTCCTATCTCATTCCCTGGAATTGTGATAGGATGCGAACATAAAAATGCCGGAGGTTTCCCATTAGAGGGGAAAGTTTCTGGCATGATTGGCCTTGGAGGCGGACCTTTGTCTCTTACATCACAATTGGATTATTCAATCGGTGGTAAATTCTCGTATTGTTTGGTGCCATTTTTTTCCAACTCTAACACCTCAAGTACACTCAACTTTGGTGATGCGGCCGTGGTTTCCGGTCCTCAAACCGTCTCAACACCCATAAAACAAATCGATCCCATTGCCGTAACTTTGCAAGCATTTAGTGTGGGAAACAAAACAATACTATTAGAACAACCGGCATTCGCGCCAATTACAAGACGAAATACAATAATTGATATAGGCACATCAATTACTGTTTTACCAATGAAGGTTTATTCAAAATTAGAATCAGCCGTAGTAGATTTGATTAAGTTACAACGTGTTAATGATCCTTCACATGATCAATTAAATCTTTGTTACCAAAGCACAATAGAAGAGTTGGAGATTCCAATAATCACTGCACATTTTCTTGGTGCATATTTGCAATTGAAACCTCTTAACACCTTTATGCAAATAGATGACAAGGTTGTGTGCTTTGCATTTACCTCTTATGAATATTTTGGTGGAGCTGTAATTTTTGGAAACATAGCACAAAATAACTTTTTGGTTGGCTatgattttcaaaagaaaattgtttcttTTAAACCTGCAGATTGCACCAACCAGTGA
- the LOC123888674 gene encoding probable galacturonosyltransferase 14 has translation MQLHFSPSMRSITISSTNNGFIDLMKIKVAARHISYRTLFHTILILAFLLPFVFILTALVTLEGSVNKCSSFDCLGRRLGPRLLGRVDDSGRLVRDFYNILNEVKTGEIPADLKLPESFDKLVSDMQTNQYDAKTFAFMLRGMIEKFERDIRESKFAELMNKHFAASSIPKGIHCLSLRLTDEYSSNAHARRQLPPPELLPLLSDNSYHHFILSTDNILAAAVVVNSAVQSSPRPEKIVFHVITDKKTYAGMHSWFALNSVAPAVVEIKGIHQFDWLTRENVPVLEAVENQNGIRDYYHGNHIAGANLSDTNPRKFASKLQARSPKYISLLNHLRIYLPELFPNLDKVVFLDDDVVIQRDLSPLWEIDLEGKVNGAVETCRGEDEWVMSKHFRNYFNFSHPLISKHLDPDECAWAYGMNIFDLGAWRRTNIRETYHSWLKENLRSNLTMWKLGTLPPALIAFKGHVHPIDPSWHMLGLGYQSNTNLENVKKAAVIHYNGQSKPWLPIGFEHLRPFWTKYVNYSNDFVRNCHILES, from the exons ATGCAGCTTCACTTCTCGCCTAGTATGAGAAGTATCACAATATCGAGCACAAACAATGGGTTTATTGACTTAATGAAGATCAAGGTCGCAGCTCGCCACATTTCCTATCGAACCCTTTTTCATACCATTCTTATCTTAGCTTTCTTATTGCCTTTTGTATTCATTCTCACTGCTCTTGTTACCCTTGAAGGGAGTGTCAACAAGTGCTCCTCTTTTG ATTGTTTAGGCAGACGGTTAGGACCGAGGCTTCTTGGCAGGGTTGACGATTCAGGg AGACTGGTTAGAGATTTTTACAATATCCTTAACGAAGTGAAGACAGGGGAAATTCCAGCTGATCTAAAGCTTCCAGAGTCCTTTGATAAACTTGTTTCTGATATGCAGACCAATCAATATGATGCAAAAACTTTTGCATTCATGTTGAGGGGAATG ATAGAGAAATTTGAGAGGGACATCAGAGAGTCTAAATTTGCAGAGCTGATGAATAAACACTTTGCGGCAAGTTCTATTCCTAAAGGGATTCATTGTCTGTCATTgcgtttgactgatgaatattCATCAAATGCTCATGCACGAAGACAATTGCCTCCTCCAGAATTACTTCCCTTACTGTCTGATAATTCATACCACCATTTTATTCTATCAACCGATAACATTTTGGCCGCCGCAGTAGTTGTTAATTCTGCCGTCCAGTCATCTCCAAGACCTGAAAAGATAGTCTTCCATGTAATCACAGATAAAAAAACATATGCGGGTATGCACTCATGGTTTGCGCTAAATTCAGTCGCCCCTGCTGTAGTTGAAATCAAAGGCATTCACCAGTTTGACTGGTTGACGAGAGAAAATGTTCCTGTACTTGAAGCTGTAGAAAATCAAAATGGGATCAGGGATTACTATCATGGAAATCATATTGCAGGAGCCAATCTCAGTGATACAAATCCGCGTAAATTTGCATCTAAATTGCAAGCCAGAAGCCCAAAGTACATATCTTTACTCAACCATCTGCGCATATACCTACCAGAG CTTTTCCCAAACCTTGACAAGGTGGTCTTTTTGGATGATGATGTGGTGATTCAGCGTGACTTGTCTCCACTTTGGGAAATTGACCTTGAAGGAAAGGTAAATGGCGCCGTGGAAACTTGCAGAGGTGAAGATGAGTGGGTAATGTCTAAACATTTTAGGAACTACTTCAATTTTTCTCATCCCCTCATTTCAAAGCATTTGGATCCTGATGAGTGTGCATGGGCTTATGGAATGAATATCTTTGATCTTGGTGCATGGAGAAGGACTAATATACGAGAGACATATCATTCCTGGCTGAAAGAG AATCTGAGGTCAAACCTGACAATGTGGAAGCTAGGAACCCTACCTCCCGCATTGATTGCATTTAAAGGTCACGTTCATCCAATTGATCCCTCTTGGCACATGCTTGGCTTGGGTTATCAGAGCAATACAAATCTCGAGAACGTGAAAAAGGCTGCTGTTATTCACTACAATGGCCAATCAAAACCCTGGTTACCAATTGGCTTCGAACATCTTCGGCCGTTTTGGACCAAGTATGTCAATTATTCAAATGATTTTGTGAGAAACTGTCATATCCTGGAATCATAG